The Chitinophaga niabensis genome segment TGGTTTATCTGATCACAGCAGTTCCGGCAACCTGGCGGGGCCCATTACATTGCTGGACGGACAGGAGAATATAGAAGACTGTAACTGGCACCTGTTTCGCATCAAATGGGATGCCGTTACTCATCAGCTGGAGGTGAGTGTGGATAACCAGGTGCGGCTTTCCATTCAGAAAGACCTGGTGATGGATATCTTCAACGGAGACCCCATGGTTTTCTGGGGTTTTGGCGGTTCTACCGGCGGCTCTTCCAACCTGCAGCAGTTCTGTGCAGCCCTGCGCCCGGAATTCCGTTTCGATTCACAACAGATCTTATGCGATGGTACTGCGGTACAGTTGAACGATAATTCCAGCTCATTCGGCGTTATAACCCGCCGCTGGTGGGATCTGGGAGATGGTACAACTTCCACCGCATTACAACCACCGGCGCATATCTATCCCAAAGCAGGACATTATGAAGTGAAACTGGTGATAGAAGATAACAGCGGTTGCATTTCAGATACCCTCAAAGCACCCGTCACCATTGGTTCTTATCCCGTTGTGGATTTTGAACCGCCTATCCTTTGCCTGGGTACTCCGCTGCAGGTGAACGATGCCACTACCATTGCAGTAGGAACGCTGGAAAAATGGAACTGGGATTGGGGTGGCGGCATTACTTCCAATGTAAAAGATCCGATAGCACCTTATACCACACCCGGATTTTACAATGTACAGTTAACCGTTACCTCCAAAGAAGGCTGCAGCTCAACAGGAGGTACGCAGGTGCAGATAGCAGAACAGCCCGTGATCTCCGCTACAGGAAAAAATGCCTGTTTCGGTGAACTCAATGTATTCACCGGTACCAATGAAACACCACATTTACCTATCCATAAATGGTACTGGGACCTGGGTAATGGCGATAACAGCACACAGGAAAACCTCAGTTACCGTTATGCCGCAGGAGGCAAGTATGCCGCAAGGCTGCATGCCGTGAGTGACCTGGGTTGTGCCGCTAAACCTATTGATGTGCCCGTGGAAGTGGTAGACCTGAAAGCACATGCAGGAAGGGATACCCTCATTGCCCGCGATCAGCCGCTGCAACTGGAAGGGCTCGCAGCTGGTACAGGACTGACCTATGCCTGGGAACCCGCAACGGGGCTCAATGATACACGTTTGTCCAATCCGGTGGCCATCTTGCAGAAGGACCAGACCTTCCGTTTTGTAGTTACCTCTCCCGAAGGTTGCATGGATGATGATACCATGCATGTGAAAGTATATGCCGGCCCTGAGTTTTATGTACCCACCGGGTTTACACCCAATAACGATGGCATGAATGATTATTTCCGTGTGATTGCTCCGGGTGTGCCCAAGCTGGATTTCTTTAAGGTTTGGGACAGGTGGGGGAATGAATTTTTCTCCGCTACTTCACTTACAGATGTATGGGATGGTACCTTTAAAGGAAAACCTGCAGATACCGGTACTTATGTATGGATGGTGCAGGGGGTGGATTATAAAGGCAGGCTGTTCAGCAGGCAGGGTACTGTTACATTGATCAGGTAGTGAACTTACCTTATCAGTACTGCAGAGCCTTTGATGATCTGTTCCGGCTCACCTTCCAATTGATAAACACAACTCCAGATATAAGCACCTGCCGTGGCATTAGCCTGATTGATCTTTCCATCCCATCCTTTGTACACTTCATTGGACCGGAATACCAAGGTACCCCATCTGTCGTAAACAGAGAATAGATATTTATTTACCTTTCCCATTACTACAGGGCGGAGAAGGTCGTTCAGCCCATCGTTATTAGGAGTGAAGGCTGTTGGTACATATACGCCCCAGCCGCAATCCTTTGTGCCGATCATAACAAATGATCTGCCTGTGCATCCATACTGGTCTGTTACTTCCAGCCAGTATTCCCCGGGAGTTCTGGTGATCAATTGCGGAGCGTTGCTACCATCACTCCAATGAAAGGAAACAAACTGCCCTTTTACAGGGATCCTTATTTCGCCGCGCAGGCACATCAACGTATCCGATACAAGAAAACCCTGTGGGCCGGGGGTAACCTGTTTGTACCAGGCGGTGTCTGTAAAGCTGCAGCCATTATCGCCTGTTACTTTTACCCACCACTTGCCGGCTGTATTTACAGTGATCTTTGCGGTATTGGCACCGGTGCTCCAGATGTAGCTTACGCCATCATTACCTGCATTCAGCACTTGCTCTGTACCATCGCAGATATAGTTTTCCTTTGGTAATGCAACCACCGGCAAAGACATAAGGCTCAACAACCTGAAAGTATCTTTTGCGATACATCCGTTTATGTCTGTA includes the following:
- a CDS encoding lectin-like domain-containing protein translates to MKRLICLFSSILCLHGIVNAQQNLQPYILNGSATQRTCNCYVLTPDAQQLSGTVWNKNKIDLSQSFNYVFDVNLGCKDGSGADGIGFILQTKGTNLGAIGQGLGFKGISPSLGVLIDTYQNNNENDPPYDHLAIQMNGLSDHSSSGNLAGPITLLDGQENIEDCNWHLFRIKWDAVTHQLEVSVDNQVRLSIQKDLVMDIFNGDPMVFWGFGGSTGGSSNLQQFCAALRPEFRFDSQQILCDGTAVQLNDNSSSFGVITRRWWDLGDGTTSTALQPPAHIYPKAGHYEVKLVIEDNSGCISDTLKAPVTIGSYPVVDFEPPILCLGTPLQVNDATTIAVGTLEKWNWDWGGGITSNVKDPIAPYTTPGFYNVQLTVTSKEGCSSTGGTQVQIAEQPVISATGKNACFGELNVFTGTNETPHLPIHKWYWDLGNGDNSTQENLSYRYAAGGKYAARLHAVSDLGCAAKPIDVPVEVVDLKAHAGRDTLIARDQPLQLEGLAAGTGLTYAWEPATGLNDTRLSNPVAILQKDQTFRFVVTSPEGCMDDDTMHVKVYAGPEFYVPTGFTPNNDGMNDYFRVIAPGVPKLDFFKVWDRWGNEFFSATSLTDVWDGTFKGKPADTGTYVWMVQGVDYKGRLFSRQGTVTLIR